One window from the genome of Rhodopseudomonas sp. P2A-2r encodes:
- a CDS encoding AI-2E family transporter gives MAGSRDNPPGRVRAVSNDAQAGTPLPDSNAEQPPVIRRARAEVVAFTLVSLLLITVVAVLYVAKAFFLPIVTAFIVGTMLSPAANFLERHRIPRAVSAVLIVTFVCAGIAFIVGLISSPLVEWTNRLPELGLRLKDKLHIFDRPLALWHQVQNMFGATDPLSSTKFELPKIDWVQPTLEFLSPTFTEFLLFFAILVLFIASWKDLRRGLVMNFADHEWRLRTLRILNTIETSLGGYLFTVTMINFGVGIATGLICAVTGMPNPAGLGALAATLNFFPIIGPVAMFVILAVVGIIASSTLGAGLIAALAFVGLTFLEGHFVTPAIIGRRLQLNALAVFIALAFWTWLWGPMGGFLASPLLIVGLVLKEHLMPVNSPQLPPD, from the coding sequence ATGGCCGGCAGCCGCGACAATCCGCCAGGCCGGGTTCGCGCCGTTTCTAACGATGCGCAAGCTGGCACGCCACTGCCTGACAGCAACGCCGAACAGCCGCCGGTGATCCGTCGTGCACGTGCAGAGGTGGTGGCCTTCACGCTGGTTTCCCTGTTGCTGATTACGGTGGTGGCCGTTCTTTACGTGGCCAAGGCGTTCTTTCTGCCGATCGTGACCGCCTTCATCGTCGGCACCATGTTGTCCCCGGCCGCGAACTTTCTCGAGCGCCACCGCATTCCGCGCGCGGTGTCTGCGGTCCTGATCGTCACCTTCGTCTGCGCCGGCATCGCCTTCATCGTCGGACTGATTTCCTCGCCATTGGTGGAGTGGACCAACCGTCTGCCGGAGCTCGGCTTGCGGCTCAAGGACAAGCTGCACATTTTCGATCGTCCGCTGGCGCTGTGGCACCAGGTGCAGAACATGTTCGGTGCCACGGACCCGCTTTCGTCCACCAAGTTTGAATTGCCGAAGATCGACTGGGTGCAGCCGACGCTGGAATTCCTGTCGCCGACATTCACCGAATTCCTGCTGTTCTTTGCCATCCTGGTGTTGTTCATCGCCAGCTGGAAGGATCTGCGTCGCGGGCTGGTGATGAATTTCGCCGACCACGAGTGGCGGCTGCGAACGCTGCGCATCCTCAATACGATCGAGACCAGCCTGGGCGGTTACCTATTTACGGTGACCATGATCAATTTCGGCGTTGGCATCGCCACCGGCCTGATCTGCGCTGTCACAGGCATGCCCAATCCGGCCGGACTCGGCGCGCTCGCGGCGACGCTGAACTTCTTTCCCATCATCGGTCCCGTGGCCATGTTCGTGATCCTCGCCGTTGTCGGCATCATCGCGTCATCGACCCTCGGCGCCGGCCTGATCGCGGCACTGGCCTTTGTCGGACTGACCTTCCTGGAGGGGCACTTCGTCACCCCGGCGATTATCGGCCGTCGACTGCAGCTGAACGCCCTTGCGGTGTTCATCGCGCTGGCTTTCTGGACCTGGCTGTGGGGGCCCATGGGAGGCTTCCTCGCCTCGCCCCTGCTGATCGTCGGACTGGTCCTGAAAGAGCATTTGATGCCCGTCAATTCGCCTCAGCTGCCGCCGGACTAA
- a CDS encoding DUF883 family protein, whose protein sequence is MSSIDGEGEIKNLAEKDTYNRLEKDLTAVKNDIAALTDQITDALNAFTGQASKQARRGFKQARANVDSVMSDVSERGNAAFDAAQDAAYSFEETLEDVVQQRPLATVGLALGLGFLIGVTWRR, encoded by the coding sequence ATGTCGAGTATCGATGGCGAAGGTGAAATCAAAAACCTCGCAGAGAAAGACACTTACAATCGTCTCGAAAAGGACCTCACAGCCGTGAAAAACGATATCGCAGCACTCACCGACCAGATCACCGATGCGCTCAATGCCTTCACCGGCCAGGCCAGCAAACAGGCCCGCCGTGGATTCAAGCAGGCGCGCGCCAACGTCGATTCCGTCATGTCCGACGTTTCCGAACGCGGCAATGCCGCCTTCGACGCCGCGCAGGACGCAGCCTATTCCTTCGAGGAAACGCTGGAAGACGTCGTCCAGCAGCGCCCGCTGGCGACCGTCGGCCTGGCGCTCGGCCTCGGCTTCCTGATCGGCGTGACGTGGCGCCGCTGA